One part of the Gossypium raimondii isolate GPD5lz chromosome 1, ASM2569854v1, whole genome shotgun sequence genome encodes these proteins:
- the LOC105786954 gene encoding WAT1-related protein At5g40240 isoform X1, whose product MHLFDREKGSAKMGNLVPFMGMVMVILAQVSSMVITKAAMSSGVDKYVLIVYSNALSSLILLPCSFVFHRSVHLPWNSSNLCILIFLLSLIGCIGQLCGYAGIEYSSPAMATAMLNLVPAFTFILAIVCRMEKHEWRSTSNQAKVLGTTISIAGAFVVTFYKGPTILRLPHQLLSSPQINWVLGGLVLAVEAFINSAWYVIQTMVLKKFPAVLTAIVATTFRISLCSWCLWKVGPLYVSMFKPLAIIFAAVMGIVFLGDDLSLGRVFGAIIIVSGFYGVLWGKAKEESGEESMRSPLLQNRTEDKRSFA is encoded by the exons ATGCATTTGTTTGACAGGGAAAAAGGTTCAGCAAAAATGGGGAATCTGGTGCCTTTTATGGGAATGGTAATGGTAATCTTGGCTCAAGTTAGCAGCATGGTAATAACCAAAGCAGCAATGTCTAGTGGGGTTGACAAATATGTTCTTATTGTTTACTCTAATGCTCTCTCCAGCCTTATTCTTCTACCTTGCTCTTTCGTGTTCCACAG ATCGGTACATCTTCCATGGAACTCCTCCAACCTCTGTATATTGATCTTTCTCCTTTCCTTGATTGG ATGTATCGGCCAACTATGTGGATACGCAGGTATAGAGTACAGTTCTCCTGCAATGGCTACAGCCATGCTCAACCTTGTTCCAGCATTTACCTTCATACTTGCCATCGTTTGCAG GATGGAAAAGCATGAATGGCGAAGCACAAGCAACCAAGCCAAGGTCTTAGGAACCACAATCTCCATAGCAGGGGCATTTGTAGTGACATTTTATAAGGGGCCAACAATTCTGAGATTGCCTCATCAGCTTCTTTCCTCGCCACAAATAAACTGGGTCCTTGGAGGGCTTGTTCTTGCAGTTGAAGCTTTTATAAATTCTGCATGGTATGTTATTCAG ACCATGGTTCTGAAGAAGTTCCCGGCAGTACTAACT GCAATAGTGGCAACAACCTTCCGAATCAGCTTGTGTTCATGGTGCCTATGGAAAGTAGGACCTCTATACGTTTCCATGTTCAAACCCTTGGCCATTATCTTTGCAGCCGTTATGGGTATCGTCTTCTTAGGAGATGATCTTTCTCTGGGAAG GGTATTTGGTGCAATAATAATTGTGAGTGGATTTTACGGGGTGCTGTGGGGAAAGGCCAAGGAGGAAAGTGGAGAAGAGAGTATGAGATCGCCTTTGCTGCAAAACAGAACAGAAGATAAAAGGTCTTTTGCATAA
- the LOC105786954 gene encoding WAT1-related protein At5g40240 isoform X2, with protein sequence MHLFDREKGSAKMGNLVPFMGMVMVILAQVSSMVITKAAMSSGVDKYVLIVYSNALSSLILLPCSFVFHRSVHLPWNSSNLCILIFLLSLIGCIGQLCGYAGIEYSSPAMATAMLNLVPAFTFILAIVCRMEKHEWRSTSNQAKVLGTTISIAGAFVVTFYKGPTILRLPHQLLSSPQINWVLGGLVLAVEAFINSAWYVIQTMVLKKFPAVLTVMFYLCFFNAILSAIYSLFLVKDLSAWKLRPNIGLVAILYSAIVATTFRISLCSWCLWKVGPLYVSMFKPLAIIFAAVMGIVFLGDDLSLGRVFGAIIIVSGFYGVLWGKAKEESGEESMRSPLLQNRTEDKRSFA encoded by the exons ATGCATTTGTTTGACAGGGAAAAAGGTTCAGCAAAAATGGGGAATCTGGTGCCTTTTATGGGAATGGTAATGGTAATCTTGGCTCAAGTTAGCAGCATGGTAATAACCAAAGCAGCAATGTCTAGTGGGGTTGACAAATATGTTCTTATTGTTTACTCTAATGCTCTCTCCAGCCTTATTCTTCTACCTTGCTCTTTCGTGTTCCACAG ATCGGTACATCTTCCATGGAACTCCTCCAACCTCTGTATATTGATCTTTCTCCTTTCCTTGATTGG ATGTATCGGCCAACTATGTGGATACGCAGGTATAGAGTACAGTTCTCCTGCAATGGCTACAGCCATGCTCAACCTTGTTCCAGCATTTACCTTCATACTTGCCATCGTTTGCAG GATGGAAAAGCATGAATGGCGAAGCACAAGCAACCAAGCCAAGGTCTTAGGAACCACAATCTCCATAGCAGGGGCATTTGTAGTGACATTTTATAAGGGGCCAACAATTCTGAGATTGCCTCATCAGCTTCTTTCCTCGCCACAAATAAACTGGGTCCTTGGAGGGCTTGTTCTTGCAGTTGAAGCTTTTATAAATTCTGCATGGTATGTTATTCAG ACCATGGTTCTGAAGAAGTTCCCGGCAGTACTAACTGTAATGTTTTATCTTTGCTTCTTCAATGCCATTCTTTCGGCAATAtattctttgtttcttgtgaAGGACCTTAGTGCTTGGAAACTAAGACCTAATATAGGGCTTGTCGCTATTCTATACTC GGCAATAGTGGCAACAACCTTCCGAATCAGCTTGTGTTCATGGTGCCTATGGAAAGTAGGACCTCTATACGTTTCCATGTTCAAACCCTTGGCCATTATCTTTGCAGCCGTTATGGGTATCGTCTTCTTAGGAGATGATCTTTCTCTGGGAAG GGTATTTGGTGCAATAATAATTGTGAGTGGATTTTACGGGGTGCTGTGGGGAAAGGCCAAGGAGGAAAGTGGAGAAGAGAGTATGAGATCGCCTTTGCTGCAAAACAGAACAGAAGATAAAAGGTCTTTTGCATAA